In a single window of the Mycobacterium bourgelatii genome:
- the car gene encoding carboxylic acid reductase, with product MTGDQQQRIDRLTASDEQFRNAKPDAAVRAAARAPGLRFPQVIQTLVDGYADRPALGWRARSLTTDPVTSRTTAQLLDRFETITYRDLWANVQAIATAWRRDPVNPASPGEVLATVGFASADYLTLDLVAGYLGLVSVPLQHTTTASRLQPIVAEVEPHILAASAEYLDLAVDAALGSTSLRRLVVFDYLPEVDDQREAVQRAQAKLAAAGMSVTVETLADTTERGREQPPEPLYTGDTDQRLAMIMYTSGSTGLPKGAMYSERMVTRIWTTELLPEAEHLPVLNVNFMPLNHLGGRVPLSSAFQAGGTSYFVPESDLSTLFEDWKLVRPTEMGLVPRVAEMLYQRYQSGVERRINQGGDTTTAEAEAQAEIREQVLGGRVLTSFSSTAPLAAEMKTFIESCLQVHVMDGYGLTELGMVTKDGKVSKPPVIDYKLIDVPELGYFRTDKPYPRGELLVKSQTATAGYYKRPDVTAKAFDADGYYRTGDVMAEIGPDRLVYVDRRNNVLKLAQGEFVAVARLEAIFAGAPLVRQIFLYGNSERPYLLAVVVPTAEALERAAQDGADGFARLKADLSDSLRNTAKLAELQSYELPADFLIETEPFSSDNGLLSGVGKLLRPKLKERYGERLEQLYTELADSRVAELRTLRAKAGERPVIETLTEAAEALLGLVGGPPAPEEHFIELGGDSLSALTFSNLLADIFDVDVPVAQIIGPTNDLASIAGYVEAERLSGTKRPTFAAVHGQGAVEVRAADLTLDKFIDAQTLAAAPSLPPVTGTPRTVLLTGANGYLGRFLALDWLEQLADTGGTLIAIVRGSDAAAARTRLDDVFRGGDGAMFERFQALADGHLEVIPGDIGEPNLGLDQPTWDRLARSVDIIVHSAALVNHVLPYDQLFGPNVVGTAEVIRLAITDRIKPVTYLSTVAVAMPINPNEFEEDGDIRDVSAVRYIDGGYANGYGNSKWAGEVLFREANDLCGLPVKVFRSDMILAHSQYAGQLNVPDAFTRLLISLLLTGIAPASFYETDAQGRRSKAHYAGLPADFVAEAITKLGARGTADGAPTYVSYDVMNPHDDGVSLDTFVDWLVASGHDIKRIDDYDEWLARFETALRALPEKQRQHSVLPLLDAYRKPQPALPGASAPTKVFRAAVQDAKIGPDQDIPHLSAAFIDKYVADLQSLGLI from the coding sequence ATGACCGGTGACCAACAGCAACGCATCGACCGGTTGACCGCCAGTGACGAGCAGTTCCGAAACGCCAAGCCTGACGCCGCAGTTCGGGCGGCGGCGCGCGCCCCCGGTCTACGGTTCCCCCAGGTGATCCAAACCCTGGTCGACGGTTACGCCGACCGCCCCGCCCTGGGTTGGCGGGCGCGCTCCCTGACGACGGACCCCGTGACGTCCCGAACCACAGCCCAGTTGCTGGACCGCTTCGAGACCATCACCTACCGCGACCTGTGGGCGAATGTGCAGGCCATCGCGACGGCTTGGCGGCGCGACCCGGTTAACCCTGCTTCGCCCGGCGAGGTACTCGCCACCGTCGGATTCGCCAGCGCGGATTACCTGACCCTCGACCTGGTGGCCGGGTACCTCGGCCTGGTGAGCGTGCCGCTGCAGCACACCACCACGGCGTCTCGGCTGCAACCCATCGTCGCCGAGGTCGAACCGCACATCCTTGCCGCAAGTGCCGAGTACCTCGATCTGGCTGTCGACGCGGCGCTGGGTAGCACCTCGCTGCGGCGCCTTGTCGTGTTCGATTACCTCCCGGAGGTCGACGATCAGCGAGAGGCCGTGCAGCGCGCCCAGGCGAAGCTGGCCGCCGCGGGTATGTCGGTGACCGTCGAAACACTCGCCGACACGACCGAGCGTGGTCGCGAGCAACCGCCGGAGCCGCTGTACACCGGTGACACCGATCAACGGCTCGCCATGATCATGTACACCTCCGGCAGCACCGGATTACCCAAGGGCGCAATGTATTCCGAGCGGATGGTGACCAGGATCTGGACCACCGAGCTGTTGCCGGAAGCCGAGCACCTGCCGGTACTCAACGTCAACTTCATGCCGCTCAATCACCTGGGTGGGCGGGTACCTCTTTCCAGCGCGTTCCAGGCCGGCGGCACGAGCTACTTTGTGCCAGAAAGTGATCTGTCCACACTGTTCGAAGACTGGAAGTTGGTGCGCCCCACGGAGATGGGCTTGGTGCCCCGGGTCGCCGAGATGCTCTACCAGCGCTACCAGAGCGGCGTCGAGCGGAGGATCAATCAGGGCGGCGACACCACAACCGCTGAAGCAGAGGCGCAAGCCGAGATTCGCGAACAGGTCCTGGGTGGCCGCGTCCTCACCAGCTTCAGCAGCACCGCGCCCCTGGCCGCGGAGATGAAGACTTTCATCGAGTCATGCCTGCAGGTCCACGTGATGGACGGGTACGGCCTCACCGAATTGGGGATGGTGACCAAAGACGGCAAGGTGAGCAAGCCCCCGGTAATCGACTACAAGCTCATCGACGTTCCCGAGTTGGGCTACTTCCGCACCGACAAGCCGTACCCGCGCGGGGAACTGCTGGTGAAGTCCCAGACCGCGACGGCGGGGTACTACAAGCGTCCCGACGTCACCGCCAAGGCGTTCGATGCCGACGGCTATTACCGCACCGGCGACGTCATGGCCGAGATCGGCCCGGATCGGCTCGTTTACGTCGACCGCCGCAACAACGTCTTGAAGCTCGCGCAAGGCGAATTCGTCGCGGTCGCACGTCTGGAAGCCATCTTCGCCGGGGCACCGCTGGTACGCCAGATCTTCCTCTACGGCAACAGCGAGCGCCCCTACCTGTTGGCCGTCGTGGTTCCCACCGCCGAGGCGCTGGAGCGCGCTGCACAAGACGGTGCCGACGGGTTCGCCAGACTCAAAGCGGACCTGAGTGATTCGCTGCGCAATACCGCTAAACTCGCCGAACTGCAGTCCTATGAGTTGCCCGCCGACTTCCTGATCGAGACCGAGCCCTTCAGTTCGGACAACGGTCTGCTCTCCGGGGTCGGCAAACTGCTGCGGCCAAAACTGAAGGAACGCTACGGCGAACGGCTCGAGCAGCTGTACACCGAACTTGCCGATAGCCGGGTGGCGGAATTGCGTACCCTTCGGGCAAAGGCGGGGGAACGCCCGGTGATCGAGACATTGACGGAGGCGGCCGAAGCGCTGCTTGGCCTGGTAGGTGGCCCGCCCGCACCCGAGGAACACTTCATCGAACTCGGCGGAGACTCGTTGTCCGCCTTGACATTCTCCAACCTGCTGGCCGACATCTTTGACGTCGACGTGCCGGTGGCACAGATCATCGGTCCCACCAATGACTTGGCGAGCATCGCGGGATATGTTGAAGCCGAACGCCTATCGGGCACTAAGCGGCCTACGTTCGCCGCGGTACACGGCCAGGGCGCGGTAGAGGTACGCGCGGCAGACCTGACCCTGGACAAGTTCATCGATGCCCAAACGTTGGCTGCGGCCCCGTCGCTGCCGCCGGTGACCGGCACGCCTCGGACCGTGCTGCTGACGGGGGCCAACGGCTACCTCGGCCGCTTCCTCGCGCTGGATTGGCTGGAGCAGCTTGCCGACACTGGCGGAACGCTCATCGCGATCGTGCGCGGCTCTGACGCGGCAGCGGCCCGAACCCGGCTGGACGACGTCTTCCGCGGCGGTGACGGCGCAATGTTCGAGCGATTCCAGGCACTGGCCGACGGGCACCTCGAGGTGATTCCCGGTGACATCGGCGAGCCGAATCTTGGCCTCGATCAGCCGACTTGGGATCGCCTGGCACGCAGCGTAGACATCATTGTCCATTCGGCAGCACTGGTGAACCATGTCCTGCCGTACGACCAGTTGTTCGGGCCGAACGTGGTTGGTACCGCGGAGGTGATCCGCCTGGCGATCACCGACCGCATCAAGCCGGTCACCTATCTGTCGACCGTGGCAGTCGCGATGCCGATAAACCCGAACGAGTTTGAAGAAGACGGCGACATTCGCGACGTCAGTGCGGTTCGCTATATCGACGGCGGCTACGCGAACGGGTACGGAAATAGCAAGTGGGCCGGCGAGGTGTTGTTCCGCGAGGCGAACGACCTGTGTGGACTACCGGTCAAGGTATTCCGGTCCGACATGATCCTGGCCCACAGTCAATACGCCGGCCAGCTCAATGTGCCGGACGCGTTCACCCGCTTGCTGATCAGTCTGCTGCTGACCGGGATCGCGCCGGCGAGTTTCTACGAGACGGATGCCCAGGGCCGCCGCAGCAAGGCCCATTACGCCGGTCTGCCAGCCGATTTCGTAGCCGAAGCGATCACCAAGCTGGGTGCGCGAGGCACGGCAGACGGTGCACCGACGTATGTTTCTTACGACGTGATGAATCCGCACGACGATGGTGTGTCCCTGGACACCTTCGTCGACTGGCTGGTGGCTTCGGGTCATGACATCAAGCGCATCGATGACTACGACGAATGGCTGGCGCGCTTTGAGACAGCGCTGAGGGCCTTGCCGGAGAAACAACGTCAGCATTCGGTATTGCCCCTGCTCGACGCCTACCGCAAGCCGCAGCCGGCACTGCCCGGAGCATCCGCGCCGACCAAGGTCTTCCGAGCTGCGGTACAAGACGCGAAAATTGGCCCGGACCAAGACATTCCGCATCTGTCTGCCGCATTTATCGACAAGTACGTCGCAGATCTGCAATCGCTCGGGCTGATCTAG
- the oxc gene encoding oxalyl-CoA decarboxylase, with translation MTTASRMTDGIQLVVDALKANDVDTIYGVVGIPITDLARAAQASGIRYIGFRHEASAGNAAAAAGFLTQRPGVCLTTSGPGFLNGLPALANATTNCFPMVQISGSSQRAIVDLQRGDYQDIDQLNAARPFVKAAYRIARVEDVGRGVARAIRTAISGRPGGVYLDIPGEVLGQTMEESAAAATIWRLVDPAPRQLPAPTAVERALDVLSQAQRPLIVLGKGAAYAQCDSTIREFVEKTGIPFLPMSMAKGLLPDSHPQSAAAARSLAIARADVVLLIGARLNWLLGHGESPQWASDAQFIQVDIAASEFDSNRPIAAPLTGDIGSVVSALLDGLATRPIQPAAEWTKELAERRARNDAKMRERLAENPHPMRFYNALGAIRSVLQDNPDVYVVNEGANALDLTRNVIDMQLPRHRLDTGTWGVMGIGMGYSIAAAVETGRPVVAIEGDSAFGFSGMEIETICRYRLPVTVVILNNGGVYRGDEIAAGATSADRTEKDPAPTVLNAGARHELLAEAFGGKGYHVSTPSELEKALTEALASNGPALIDCELDPGAGVESGHLASLNPARAAGSAKPPSAAG, from the coding sequence ATGACCACAGCATCGCGCATGACCGATGGAATTCAGCTCGTGGTGGACGCGCTCAAGGCCAACGATGTCGACACCATCTACGGGGTCGTCGGCATTCCCATCACCGACCTGGCTCGCGCGGCTCAGGCGTCGGGGATTCGCTACATCGGCTTCCGCCACGAGGCGTCGGCCGGGAACGCGGCGGCCGCGGCCGGATTCCTCACCCAGCGACCAGGCGTGTGCTTGACGACGTCCGGTCCGGGCTTCCTCAACGGCCTGCCGGCCCTTGCAAACGCCACCACCAACTGCTTCCCCATGGTCCAGATCTCCGGTTCCAGCCAGCGTGCGATCGTGGACCTGCAGCGCGGCGACTACCAGGACATCGACCAACTCAACGCGGCCCGGCCATTCGTCAAGGCCGCTTACCGGATCGCACGGGTCGAGGACGTCGGTCGCGGCGTGGCCCGCGCGATACGCACCGCGATCTCCGGCCGCCCCGGCGGTGTCTACCTCGACATCCCGGGCGAGGTGCTCGGTCAGACGATGGAGGAATCGGCGGCCGCCGCCACCATCTGGCGCCTCGTCGACCCCGCACCCCGCCAGCTCCCGGCGCCGACGGCGGTGGAACGCGCTCTCGATGTGCTATCCCAGGCCCAACGCCCGTTGATCGTGCTGGGCAAAGGCGCGGCATACGCACAGTGCGACAGCACAATTCGGGAATTCGTCGAGAAGACCGGGATTCCGTTTCTGCCGATGTCGATGGCCAAAGGGCTGCTTCCAGACTCGCATCCGCAGTCGGCCGCCGCAGCTCGCTCGTTGGCGATCGCCCGTGCCGACGTCGTCTTGCTGATCGGTGCGCGGCTGAATTGGCTACTGGGCCATGGTGAATCACCGCAATGGGCATCCGACGCCCAGTTCATTCAGGTCGACATCGCAGCGTCCGAGTTCGACAGCAACCGACCCATCGCGGCTCCGCTGACGGGCGACATCGGTTCGGTGGTCTCGGCGTTGCTGGACGGCCTGGCCACCCGTCCCATCCAGCCCGCCGCCGAGTGGACCAAGGAACTCGCCGAGCGCAGGGCGCGCAACGACGCCAAAATGCGCGAGCGACTGGCCGAGAACCCGCACCCGATGCGCTTCTACAACGCGCTCGGCGCCATTCGCTCAGTGCTGCAGGACAACCCGGACGTCTACGTGGTCAACGAGGGCGCCAATGCCCTTGATCTCACACGCAACGTCATCGACATGCAGTTGCCGCGGCACCGCCTCGACACCGGAACCTGGGGAGTGATGGGAATCGGCATGGGTTACTCCATCGCCGCCGCCGTGGAGACCGGGCGGCCCGTGGTTGCGATCGAGGGTGACAGCGCGTTCGGCTTCAGCGGCATGGAAATCGAGACCATTTGCCGCTACCGGCTGCCCGTCACCGTCGTGATCCTCAACAACGGCGGGGTGTACCGCGGTGACGAAATTGCGGCCGGTGCCACCTCTGCGGACCGCACCGAGAAGGACCCCGCGCCCACTGTGCTGAACGCCGGGGCACGCCACGAGCTGCTCGCAGAGGCGTTCGGCGGCAAGGGCTATCACGTGAGTACCCCCTCGGAGCTGGAAAAGGCGCTCACCGAGGCGCTGGCGTCGAACGGGCCGGCACTCATCGACTGCGAACTCGATCCCGGGGCCGGGGTGGAAAGCGGTCACCTGGCGAGCCTGAATCCCGCCCGCGCGGCGGGCTCGGCGAAGCCGCCTAGCGCCGCTGGGTGA
- a CDS encoding LysR family transcriptional regulator yields the protein MLFRQLEYFVAVAQERHFARAAERCYVSQPALSSAIAKLERELNVTLINRGHSFEGLTPEGERLVVWAKRILAEHDAFKAEVAAVRSGITGTLRLGTVPTASTTASLVLSAFCSEHPLVKVQISSRLATTELYRRLREFELDAVIVHPASEGVHDVDSVPLYEEHFVLLARADMLSPGATTLTWPEAAQLPLALLTPDMRDRQIVDAAFAEHGITVSPQVETDSVASLFAQAAAGDWACIVPHTWLWMTPMAGARSGEIRAVQLVDPVLKATIALVTNAGGPGSPVARALKASAQGLALNEFFDGQLHGITQRR from the coding sequence GTGCTCTTCCGCCAACTGGAGTACTTTGTCGCGGTCGCCCAGGAACGGCACTTCGCCCGGGCGGCCGAGCGCTGTTACGTATCGCAACCCGCCCTTTCCTCGGCGATCGCCAAGCTGGAACGCGAACTCAACGTCACGCTGATCAATCGCGGACACAGCTTCGAGGGCCTCACTCCCGAGGGGGAGCGGTTGGTGGTGTGGGCCAAGCGGATACTCGCCGAGCACGATGCCTTCAAGGCGGAGGTGGCCGCGGTGCGTTCCGGGATCACCGGCACGCTCCGACTGGGCACGGTTCCTACCGCCTCCACGACGGCGTCACTGGTGCTGTCGGCGTTCTGCTCGGAGCATCCCTTGGTCAAGGTGCAGATCAGTTCTCGGCTGGCGACCACCGAGTTGTACCGGCGGCTACGGGAATTCGAACTCGATGCGGTCATCGTGCATCCCGCGTCGGAGGGTGTGCACGATGTGGACTCGGTGCCGCTGTACGAAGAACACTTCGTGCTGCTCGCGCGGGCGGACATGTTGTCCCCCGGTGCGACGACATTGACGTGGCCCGAGGCGGCGCAACTGCCGTTGGCGCTGCTGACTCCGGACATGCGGGACCGCCAGATCGTCGATGCGGCCTTCGCCGAGCACGGCATCACGGTCAGCCCCCAGGTCGAGACCGATTCGGTGGCTTCACTATTCGCGCAGGCCGCCGCCGGAGACTGGGCGTGCATCGTGCCGCACACCTGGTTGTGGATGACCCCCATGGCCGGGGCGAGATCCGGTGAGATCCGGGCGGTGCAACTCGTCGATCCCGTCCTGAAAGCGACCATCGCGTTGGTGACCAACGCCGGTGGCCCAGGCTCACCCGTGGCCCGGGCCCTCAAAGCCAGTGCGCAGGGGCTCGCGCTGAACGAGTTCTTCGACGGCCAACTGCACGGAATCACCCAGCGGCGCTAG
- a CDS encoding L,D-transpeptidase, protein MRRVFRYLFVMLAISTFTAVGFASPATGAVPVPTSLPGVASVLPANGAVVGVAHPVVVTFQAPVTNRRAAERSIQVKSPSNITGRYEWVNSNVVQFVPDHYWPPHTRVSVGVQAMTEGFETGDQLLGVASISAHTFTVSRNGEILKTMPASMGKPSRPTPIGSFNAMSKERTVVMDSRTIGIPLNSSDGYLITASYAVRVTSSGVYVHSAPWSVNSQGYANVSHGCINLSPDNAAWYFNAVTIGDPIEVVA, encoded by the coding sequence ATGCGTCGAGTGTTTCGTTATCTATTCGTTATGCTCGCAATCTCGACTTTCACAGCAGTTGGGTTCGCTAGCCCCGCCACCGGCGCTGTCCCCGTACCGACGTCCCTTCCCGGCGTTGCTTCGGTGTTGCCGGCCAACGGCGCGGTCGTCGGCGTGGCCCACCCGGTGGTGGTGACGTTCCAGGCACCGGTGACCAACCGGCGCGCTGCCGAGCGGTCCATCCAAGTCAAGTCACCCAGCAACATCACCGGCCGCTACGAGTGGGTCAATAGCAACGTCGTGCAGTTCGTTCCGGACCACTACTGGCCGCCGCATACCCGGGTATCGGTGGGTGTGCAGGCAATGACCGAGGGCTTCGAGACCGGCGACCAGCTACTTGGCGTGGCCAGCATCTCCGCGCACACCTTCACCGTCAGTCGCAACGGGGAAATCCTCAAGACCATGCCGGCTTCGATGGGCAAGCCCAGCCGGCCCACACCGATCGGCAGCTTCAACGCGATGTCCAAGGAACGCACCGTGGTGATGGACTCGCGGACCATCGGCATCCCGCTGAACTCCTCTGACGGATACCTGATCACCGCCTCGTACGCGGTTCGCGTCACCTCGAGCGGTGTGTACGTGCACTCCGCGCCCTGGTCGGTGAACTCACAGGGCTACGCCAACGTCAGCCACGGCTGCATCAACCTCAGCCCGGACAACGCTGCGTGGTACTTCAACGCCGTGACCATCGGCGACCCCATCGAGGTAGTCGCCTAA